Within the Sphingobium baderi genome, the region CATGCTGGGGAAGATGCGCTGGAGGCGGCACTCGACGAACAGGGCGGCTTCGATCACAATGCACACACGCTTCGCACGCTGATGCAGCTGGAAAGCCCCTATCCGCTGTTCCGGGGGCTGAACCTCAGTTGGGAGATGCTGGAGGGACTGGCCAAGCATAATGGTCCTGTCGATCATCCCGGCTGGGCCATGCGCGAAGTAGACGCATTGTTCCCCCTCGATCTTTCCAGCCATGCCTCGCTGGAAGCACAACTCGCGGCGATTTCGGACGACATAGCCTATGACAATCATGACATAGATGACGGGTTGCGCGCTGGTCTGCTGACACTGGATCAGTTGCTGGCCGTGCCACTGGTGAAGATGTCATGGGACCGGGTCCGCGCCCGCTACCCCGATGTGCCGGAAGACAGGTTGTTGCGTGAACTGGTGCGCGAACAGATCGGCGTTATGGCGAATGATCTGATCGCCGCAACCCGGGCGAATATCGCGCAATCGGGCGTCGAGACGGTGGAGGAGGTGCGGCAAGCGGGGCGCGCTCTTGTTGGGTTTTCGCCGGAGATGGCCGCGCAGGAACGCGAACTCAAGCGGTTCATGTATGCGACGCTCTATCATCATCCCGAACAGCTTGCCGCAGCGGCGCGCGCGCGGGTGATCGTCACCGACCTGTTTCGCGCCTATCATGAACGGCCCGACCTGATGCCGCCCGAATGGCGCGATGACTGCGTGCGGGAGGAACCGCGGTGCAGTCGCCATATCGCGGATTTCATCGCAGGCATGACGGATCGCTATGCGGAGAAGCGTCATGCCGAGATATTCGGGGAAGTGACATTCGCCTGATCGCTGGTTGAAAGCGGGCGTGGCCATGCCCAATTTCCATTCATGGCCCTGCATCCGCAAATCGCCGCGCTCGCCGCGCAACTGGAAGAAATGTCCGCCCTGCTGCGGGACCATGGCGATCGCTGGTGGTCGGTGAAGATCGATCTGTGCCGCAACCTGATCGCCGATTCCAATTTCACAGGGATCGAAAAATTCCTGGCGCTGATCGGCGATGCGGGCGGTTTCGCCGATTTTGAATTGCGCGACGGGGAAGGGAAATTGCTGCCTGCCCATGTCCGCCTCGTCGAATTGCGGCAGGCTGCGCGCGTGTTGGCCGAAAGGCTGGCACGGGAAGAACGTTCCGCCACCTGATCGCATGAGCGATTGACGCCGCCCGGCATTTTGAGCAATGCGTAATCCGTCTCCAGCGTCGAAGACTCGGCGCCGGGCATGATGCGGGAGAGCATGGCGGGCCTTTCAGGCCAGGCGCCATCGCCGAAGGAGCAACCGCCCCGGAATCTCTCAGGCTAAAGGACCGCATCATGGGCAGGCACTCTGGAAAGCGGATGGTTCATTCCATCCCACCGAAGGGGTAAGCCATCCGGTCGAAGGATCGGTGGTCAAAGCTCTCAGGTTCCGTGACAGAGGGGGTGGCAAGCGCACTGGCCCGTTGGCCTTTCTGCGTCTGTCGCCGAACACTCAACACGGAAAGGCCGCCCCATGACCGGCAAGGACGACGTCGCGACCCTTGAAGAGGAACTTCCGCCCAGCGCCCTGCCGCTGGACGCCTGGCACCGCGCGCAGGGCGCCCGCATGGTGGTCTTCGCGGGCTATCATATGCCGATCCAATATGAAGGCATCATGGCCGAACATGCCTGGACTCGCGAACATGCAGGCCTGTTCGACGTCAGCCATATGGGTCAGCTCACCTTCTCCGGCGAGGGCGTGGACGAGGCGCTGGAACGATTGCTGCCCAGCGACATCAAGGGATTGAAGCCCTTCCATCAGCGTTATTCCATGCTGCTGGATGAGGAAGGCGGCATCCTTGACGACCTGATGGTGTCGCGCATCGGTGGTGGCGCGTTCGATGGCGCGGACATCTACATGGTCGTCAACGGCGCGACCAAATATGACGATATGGGATGGATGATCGAACATCTGCCCGATGAAGTCACCATGAACCATATGGATGAGCAGGCTTTGCTCGCGTTGCAGGGGCCGGAGGCTGGCGAGGCGCTTGGTCAGCTTATCCCCGAAACCGCCGATCTTTCCTTCATGCAGTCCCGCCCTTTTACCTGGCGCGACGTGCCGCTGTGGATCAGCCGGTCGGGTTATACCGGCGAGGATGGCTTTGAAATCAGTATCCCCGCCGAGGATGCCAAGCTTTTGGCCGATGCGCTGGTCGCCATGCCGCAGGTAAAGCCCATAGGTCTTGGCGCTCGCGATTCGCTGCGGCTGGAAGCGGGGTTGCCGCTCTATGGCCATGATCTCGATCCCCGCGTCAGCGTGATTGGCGCGGATCTGGGTTTTGCCGTCCAGAAGCGACGGCGCGAGGAGGGAGGCTTCTTCGGCCACGCCCGCGTGATGAAGGAACTGGCGGATGGCCCCGGCAGCAAGCGGGTGGGCCTGAAGATCGACGGCCGCCTGCCTGCGCGGGAAAGCGCGCCGATCTATGCGGGCGATGTGTTGGTAGGCGAAGTGACATCCGGCGGTTTCGCGCCGACCATGGGCGCGCCGATCGCCATGGGCTGGGTCAGCCTGCCGCACAGCGCGCTCGACACGGCGCTGGAGGTTGAGGTGCGCGGCAAGCGCATCGGGGCGACCGTTGCGCCGATGCCGTTCGTGCCGCACCGTTATCGCCGTCAGAAATCTGCCTGAATTTCGAGGGGAGTTGAAATCATGAGCCGTTATTTCACAGATGAACATGAATGGATCGATGTCGAAGGCGAAATCGCCACTATCGGCATCACGGACTATGCACAGGAACAGCTTGGCGACATCGTGTTCGTCGAATTGCCTGCCGAAGGCGCGACCTTCGAAAAGGGTGACGATGCTGCCGTCGTGGAATCGGTAAAGGCCGCTTCCGATGTCTATGCGCCCATTTCCGGCGAGGTCGTGGAAACCAACAGCGCGCTGGAGGATGAGCCCGCCCTCGTCAACAGCGATGCCGAGGAAGATGGCTGGTTCTTCAAGCTGCGCGTTACCGATGCCAGCGAACTGGAAGGGCTGATGAACGAAGCCGCCTACAAGAAGTTCGTGGCTTCGCTTTAAGTTTCACCGTCGCTCCCCCATTGCGGGACCGATGCCGTAGGAAAATATCATGCGCTACCTACCCCTTACCGACGCCGACCGGCAGGAGATGCTTTCCGTCATCGGCTCGGCCAGCGTGGATGACCTGTTTGTCGATGTGCCCGTGCAGGCACGCTTGCCCGGCACAATCGTGGGTCTGCCCGACCATGCCAGCGAATTGGCGGTCGAACGCCACATGGCGAAGCTGGCGCGGCAGAATCTGTCGGCGGGGGAGGCGCCCTTTTTCCTTGGTGCGGGGGCCTATCGCCATCATGTGCCCGCCAGCGTCGATCATCTGATCCAGCGGGGCGAGTTTCTGACGGCCTATACGCCCTATCAGCCGGAAATCGCGCAAGGCACGCTTCAGGTGCTGTTCGAATTCCAGACGCAGGTGGCGCGCCTGCTGGGCTGCGACGTCGCCAATGCATCCATGTATGACGGCTCGACCGCCTGCTGGGAAGCCATCGGCATGGCCCGCCGCATTACCAAGCGCGGCAAGGCGCTGCTGTCGTCCGGCCTGCATCCGCATTATGTGTCGGTGGCAAAGACGATGGCGAAATTCACCGGCGACGCTCTGGTCCACGAAGCTCCGAAGCTGGACGCGGCCACCGACATCGATGCGCTGGTCGCCAGCATCGACAAGGATACGAGCTGCGTCGTGGTTCAATATCCTGACATACTCGGCCGCATTGCCGACCTGACGCCACTCGCCAACGCCGCCCATGAAGCGGGCGCGCTGCTGGTCGCGGTAGTGACTGAGCCGGTGGCGCTGGGCGCCATTGCCGCGCCCGGCCATATGGGCGCGGATATCGTGGTAGGCGAAGGACAGTCGCTGGGCGTCGGCTTGCAATTTGGTGGCCCTTATCTCGGCCTGTTCGGCTGCAAACAGAAATATGTCCGCCAGATGCCTGGACGCCTCTGCGGTGAGACGGTTGACGCTGCGGGGCAACGCGGTTTCGTGTTGACGCTTTCTACGCGCGAACAGCACATCCGCCGCGAAAAGGCGACCTCCAATATCTGCACCAATTCGGGCCTTTGCGCGCTGGCGTTCAGCATTCACATGACGCTGCTGGGCGAAAAAGGCTTGCGTGAGCTTGCCACCCTCAATCATGCGCTGGCCGTGGAGGCCGCCGACCGCCTTGCAAAAGTGCCCGGCGTGCGCTTGCTCAACGATGCCTTCTTCAACGAATTCACGCTGATCCTGTCGAAGGATGCGCGCGACGTTGTCCGCAATCTTGCCGACAGAGGCGTGCTGGGCGGCGTGTCGCTGGGCCGCTTGTTCCCGGATGCTGCCGACATTGGCAACGGTCTGGTCGTCGCGGTCACAGAAACGGTGACGGCGGAGGATGTCGAAACATTCGCCAAGGCGCTGGAGGAGGAACTGGCATGACCATGCTCAAGGAAGGCCGTCCCACCGCGCCGCAGGCTGTCGCGGAAGAACATGTGGCTCCAGCAACGGCCACCGGTAACCGCGCGCTGATGCTGGAAGAGCCACTGATCTTCGAGATCGGATCGGCAGACACGACCGGCGTCGATTTCGCCGAAGTGCCCAAGGTGAAGAGCCGTTTCGGCAATCTCGCCCGAAAGGACGCCATCGGCCTGCCGGGCCTGTCGGAACAGGAGACGGTGCGTCACTATACGCGCCTCAGCCGTCAGAATTACGCGATTGACCTTGGTCTGTTCCCGCTTGGCTCCTGCACGATGAAGCATAATCCGCGCCTCAATGAAAAGGTCGCGCGGATGCCGGGGTTCGCCGATCTCCACCCGCTTGCGCCTCAATCGACGGTGCAGGGCGCGCTGGCGGTGATCCATGAACTCGCGCAATGGCTTGTCACCCTGACCGGAATGCACAGCGTTGCCATGAGCCCTAAGGCGGGCGCGCATGGAGAGCTCTGCGGCCTGCTTGCCATCCGCGCCGCTCTGGAGGCACGCGGCGACGCTCGCTCGGTCGTGCTGGTGCCTGAAAGCGCGCATGGCACCAATCCCGCGACCGCTGCCTTCTGCGGCTATAAGGTGGAGGATATTCCCGCGACGCCGGATGGCCGCGTCGATCTGGAAGCGCTCAAGTCCCGCCTCGGCCCGGATGTGGCGGCGGTGATGATTACGAACCCCAATACCTGTGGTCTGTTCGAGCGCGACATGAAGACGATCTCCGACGCGGTTCATGCGGCCGGAGCCTTTGTTTATTGCGACGGCGCCAACTTCAACGCCATCGTCGGTCGGGTTCGTCCCGGCGACCTTGGCGTCGATGCAATGCACATCAACCTGCACAAGACCTTCTCCACGCCCCATGGCGGCGGTGGCCCCGGTTCCGGTCCGGTGGTGCTGTCACAGGCGCTTGCGCCCTTCGCGCCATTGCCTTTCGTCGAAAAACAGGGTGACCGCTTCGTGCTGGTAGAGGAAGAATCGGTCGAGGATCATCATGGCGGCAGCTTTGGCCGCATGGTCGCTTTCCATGGCCAGATGGGCATGTTCACCCGCGCGCTCGCCTATATCCTGAGCCATGGCGCAGACGGCCTGCGTCAGGTGTCGGGCGATGCGGTGCTGAACGCCAACTACATCCTACGCAGCTTGTCAGACGTGCTGGACGCCCCCTTTGGCGGCAGCGGGCCCTGCATGCACGAGGCCCTGTTCAGTGACAAGGGACTGGCGGAAGGTTTCACCACGCTCGACATCGCCAAGGGGCTGATCGACGAAGGCTTCCATCCGATGACCATGTATTTCCCGCTGGTCGTCCACGGCGCGATGCTGGTTGAGCCGACCGAAACCGAAAGCAAGGCGGCGCTTGACCAGTTCATCATGGCGCTGCGTAGTCTGGCTGAACGGGCCAAGGCCGGGGATGAGGCGCTGAAGGGCGCGCCTTATCATGCTCCGCGCCGCCGTCTGGACGAAACGCTGGCCGCACGCAAGCCGGTGTTGGTCTGGACCGAACCGGAACTGGCGGAAGCCGCTGAATGATGAAGGAGCCAGAGCCTTGGACACCCAACTCTGGCGCTTCTGCAAAAGGCATGCGCCACGCGCCGGCAGCAGTTCGCAACCGCGATGCCATCCTGGCAGTGCTGCGTGAGGCACTTCCTTCGTCCGGCCTTGTGCTGGAGATAGCAAGCGGGAGTGGCGAACATGCCATTCATTTCGCCGCCGCTCTGCCGGAGCTGAATTGGCAGCCAACCGATTTCGATCCTGACGCCCTGGCCTCTATAGCCGCACGACAGGTGCAAGCGGCATTGCCCAATCTTAGCGCACCGCTTCTGCTGGATGCTATGGCGCAAGAGTGGCCCATTGCTCATGCTGACGCGTTGCTCTGCATCAATATGATTCACATCAGCCCTTGGGAAGCGACCCTGGGCTTGCTGCGTGGGAGTGGGGCGGTTCTGCGCGCTGGTGGTCTACTTTATCTTTATGGTCCCTATATCCGCTCACAGATAGAAACCGCTCCCAGTAATCTGGCCTTCGATGCTTCGCTCAAGGCTCGCGATCCTGACTGGGGGGTGCGGCGGCTGGAGGACGTAGTGGAAGCGGCCCGGATGCAGGGACTGGTGCTCGACAGCATTGTGGAAATGCCGGCCAATAATCTGTCTTTGCTACTGCGTAGACGTTAAGGAGGGCAACGATGCCCCACCGTCTGCGCTCCCTTGTTGCTCAAGAACTTGCCATGTCCGTCGATTCTCGTGCGGCC harbors:
- a CDS encoding deoxyguanosinetriphosphate triphosphohydrolase → MTRLASYASHPGHSRGRLHAEPGGEIRGPRDMFQRDRDRIIHSISFRRLRHKTQVFVSPDGDHFRVRLTHSLEVAQIGRTTARTLGLNEDLTEALCLAHDIGHPPFGHAGEDALEAALDEQGGFDHNAHTLRTLMQLESPYPLFRGLNLSWEMLEGLAKHNGPVDHPGWAMREVDALFPLDLSSHASLEAQLAAISDDIAYDNHDIDDGLRAGLLTLDQLLAVPLVKMSWDRVRARYPDVPEDRLLRELVREQIGVMANDLIAATRANIAQSGVETVEEVRQAGRALVGFSPEMAAQERELKRFMYATLYHHPEQLAAAARARVIVTDLFRAYHERPDLMPPEWRDDCVREEPRCSRHIADFIAGMTDRYAEKRHAEIFGEVTFA
- the gcvT gene encoding glycine cleavage system aminomethyltransferase GcvT, whose product is MTGKDDVATLEEELPPSALPLDAWHRAQGARMVVFAGYHMPIQYEGIMAEHAWTREHAGLFDVSHMGQLTFSGEGVDEALERLLPSDIKGLKPFHQRYSMLLDEEGGILDDLMVSRIGGGAFDGADIYMVVNGATKYDDMGWMIEHLPDEVTMNHMDEQALLALQGPEAGEALGQLIPETADLSFMQSRPFTWRDVPLWISRSGYTGEDGFEISIPAEDAKLLADALVAMPQVKPIGLGARDSLRLEAGLPLYGHDLDPRVSVIGADLGFAVQKRRREEGGFFGHARVMKELADGPGSKRVGLKIDGRLPARESAPIYAGDVLVGEVTSGGFAPTMGAPIAMGWVSLPHSALDTALEVEVRGKRIGATVAPMPFVPHRYRRQKSA
- the gcvH gene encoding glycine cleavage system protein GcvH, translated to MSRYFTDEHEWIDVEGEIATIGITDYAQEQLGDIVFVELPAEGATFEKGDDAAVVESVKAASDVYAPISGEVVETNSALEDEPALVNSDAEEDGWFFKLRVTDASELEGLMNEAAYKKFVASL
- the gcvPA gene encoding aminomethyl-transferring glycine dehydrogenase subunit GcvPA — its product is MRYLPLTDADRQEMLSVIGSASVDDLFVDVPVQARLPGTIVGLPDHASELAVERHMAKLARQNLSAGEAPFFLGAGAYRHHVPASVDHLIQRGEFLTAYTPYQPEIAQGTLQVLFEFQTQVARLLGCDVANASMYDGSTACWEAIGMARRITKRGKALLSSGLHPHYVSVAKTMAKFTGDALVHEAPKLDAATDIDALVASIDKDTSCVVVQYPDILGRIADLTPLANAAHEAGALLVAVVTEPVALGAIAAPGHMGADIVVGEGQSLGVGLQFGGPYLGLFGCKQKYVRQMPGRLCGETVDAAGQRGFVLTLSTREQHIRREKATSNICTNSGLCALAFSIHMTLLGEKGLRELATLNHALAVEAADRLAKVPGVRLLNDAFFNEFTLILSKDARDVVRNLADRGVLGGVSLGRLFPDAADIGNGLVVAVTETVTAEDVETFAKALEEELA
- the gcvPB gene encoding aminomethyl-transferring glycine dehydrogenase subunit GcvPB gives rise to the protein MTMLKEGRPTAPQAVAEEHVAPATATGNRALMLEEPLIFEIGSADTTGVDFAEVPKVKSRFGNLARKDAIGLPGLSEQETVRHYTRLSRQNYAIDLGLFPLGSCTMKHNPRLNEKVARMPGFADLHPLAPQSTVQGALAVIHELAQWLVTLTGMHSVAMSPKAGAHGELCGLLAIRAALEARGDARSVVLVPESAHGTNPATAAFCGYKVEDIPATPDGRVDLEALKSRLGPDVAAVMITNPNTCGLFERDMKTISDAVHAAGAFVYCDGANFNAIVGRVRPGDLGVDAMHINLHKTFSTPHGGGGPGSGPVVLSQALAPFAPLPFVEKQGDRFVLVEEESVEDHHGGSFGRMVAFHGQMGMFTRALAYILSHGADGLRQVSGDAVLNANYILRSLSDVLDAPFGGSGPCMHEALFSDKGLAEGFTTLDIAKGLIDEGFHPMTMYFPLVVHGAMLVEPTETESKAALDQFIMALRSLAERAKAGDEALKGAPYHAPRRRLDETLAARKPVLVWTEPELAEAAE
- a CDS encoding DUF938 domain-containing protein, which gives rise to MMKEPEPWTPNSGASAKGMRHAPAAVRNRDAILAVLREALPSSGLVLEIASGSGEHAIHFAAALPELNWQPTDFDPDALASIAARQVQAALPNLSAPLLLDAMAQEWPIAHADALLCINMIHISPWEATLGLLRGSGAVLRAGGLLYLYGPYIRSQIETAPSNLAFDASLKARDPDWGVRRLEDVVEAARMQGLVLDSIVEMPANNLSLLLRRR